A genomic window from Scophthalmus maximus strain ysfricsl-2021 chromosome 17, ASM2237912v1, whole genome shotgun sequence includes:
- the LOC118288410 gene encoding uncharacterized protein LOC118288410 isoform X2, translated as MKIRWLTYWFRLQNTTLFFYTKKNGSASHLRGNYYIYTVQSVREVQRADSSRFMFEIIMKNGKRKMLAAETAALRKEWVGQLWQAMHLSASRISMQCSDADLEECEQPDRQSSSTSVCSYSDGVMESPPARPLSAPSPSTHTHRETRSVPSALSPRLPLYQELNSEEAVYENTLLALDYRHQNGDRLQDPPWSCGWSRAQDTQEGDYDVLPPRNKVCKIDISTQMDEGVYDTPLSYRMSTGTQDPAEGIYDLPRSLLRATPDRTTDGPHEEGACWTI; from the exons AAAATAAGGTGGCTGACGTATTGGTTCAGACTTCAAAACACAACCTTGTTCTTCTATACCAAGAAGAACGGCAGTGCT TCACACTTGAGAGGCAATTACTACATTTACACA GTGCAGTCAGTGCGAGAGGTCCAGAGGGCCGACAGCAGCCGCTTCATGTTTGAGATTATCatgaaaaatggaaagagaaaaatgttg gctgcaGAGACGGCAGCTCTCAGAAAAGAGTGGGTAGGACAACTGTGGCAAGCCATgcatctctctgcctctcggATCTCAATGCAGTGCAGCGACGCAGA cctcGAGGAGTGCgagcagccagacagacagagcagcagcacatccgTCTGCTCATACAGCGACGGTGTGATGGAGTCTCCTCCGGCTCGGCCCCTGTCCGCCCCCAGTCCATCAACCCACACCCACCGTGAAACCAGGAGCGTCCCCTCGgccctctcccctcgtctccccctcTACCAGGAGCTGAACAGTGAAGAGGCCGTGTACGAAAACACACTATTAGCCCTGGACTACCGGCATCAAAATG GTGACCGCCTCCAAGATCCTCCGTGGTCCTGTGGGTGGAGTCGTGCACAGGACACACAAGAGGGAGACTATGATGTTTTACCACCTAGAAACA AGGTATGCAAGATCGACATTTCAACACAGATGGACGAGGGCGTGTACGACACTCCTCTGTCTTACAGGATGTCTACTGGAACCCAGG ACCCAGCAGAGGGCATCTATGACCTACCAAGGTCTCTTTTGAGGGCGACTCCTGATCGCACAACAG ATGGGCCGCATGAGGAGGGAGCGTGCTGGACGATATGA
- the LOC118288410 gene encoding uncharacterized protein LOC118288410 isoform X1, which yields MSVDGTKLLFEGFLQKRKDTMKIRWLTYWFRLQNTTLFFYTKKNGSASHLRGNYYIYTVQSVREVQRADSSRFMFEIIMKNGKRKMLAAETAALRKEWVGQLWQAMHLSASRISMQCSDADLEECEQPDRQSSSTSVCSYSDGVMESPPARPLSAPSPSTHTHRETRSVPSALSPRLPLYQELNSEEAVYENTLLALDYRHQNGDRLQDPPWSCGWSRAQDTQEGDYDVLPPRNKVCKIDISTQMDEGVYDTPLSYRMSTGTQDPAEGIYDLPRSLLRATPDRTTDGPHEEGACWTI from the exons AAAATAAGGTGGCTGACGTATTGGTTCAGACTTCAAAACACAACCTTGTTCTTCTATACCAAGAAGAACGGCAGTGCT TCACACTTGAGAGGCAATTACTACATTTACACA GTGCAGTCAGTGCGAGAGGTCCAGAGGGCCGACAGCAGCCGCTTCATGTTTGAGATTATCatgaaaaatggaaagagaaaaatgttg gctgcaGAGACGGCAGCTCTCAGAAAAGAGTGGGTAGGACAACTGTGGCAAGCCATgcatctctctgcctctcggATCTCAATGCAGTGCAGCGACGCAGA cctcGAGGAGTGCgagcagccagacagacagagcagcagcacatccgTCTGCTCATACAGCGACGGTGTGATGGAGTCTCCTCCGGCTCGGCCCCTGTCCGCCCCCAGTCCATCAACCCACACCCACCGTGAAACCAGGAGCGTCCCCTCGgccctctcccctcgtctccccctcTACCAGGAGCTGAACAGTGAAGAGGCCGTGTACGAAAACACACTATTAGCCCTGGACTACCGGCATCAAAATG GTGACCGCCTCCAAGATCCTCCGTGGTCCTGTGGGTGGAGTCGTGCACAGGACACACAAGAGGGAGACTATGATGTTTTACCACCTAGAAACA AGGTATGCAAGATCGACATTTCAACACAGATGGACGAGGGCGTGTACGACACTCCTCTGTCTTACAGGATGTCTACTGGAACCCAGG ACCCAGCAGAGGGCATCTATGACCTACCAAGGTCTCTTTTGAGGGCGACTCCTGATCGCACAACAG ATGGGCCGCATGAGGAGGGAGCGTGCTGGACGATATGA
- the LOC118288410 gene encoding uncharacterized protein LOC118288410 isoform X4 yields the protein MNGSASHLRGNYYIYTVQSVREVQRADSSRFMFEIIMKNGKRKMLAAETAALRKEWVGQLWQAMHLSASRISMQCSDADLEECEQPDRQSSSTSVCSYSDGVMESPPARPLSAPSPSTHTHRETRSVPSALSPRLPLYQELNSEEAVYENTLLALDYRHQNGDRLQDPPWSCGWSRAQDTQEGDYDVLPPRNKVCKIDISTQMDEGVYDTPLSYRMSTGTQDPAEGIYDLPRSLLRATPDRTTDGPHEEGACWTI from the exons AACGGCAGTGCT TCACACTTGAGAGGCAATTACTACATTTACACA GTGCAGTCAGTGCGAGAGGTCCAGAGGGCCGACAGCAGCCGCTTCATGTTTGAGATTATCatgaaaaatggaaagagaaaaatgttg gctgcaGAGACGGCAGCTCTCAGAAAAGAGTGGGTAGGACAACTGTGGCAAGCCATgcatctctctgcctctcggATCTCAATGCAGTGCAGCGACGCAGA cctcGAGGAGTGCgagcagccagacagacagagcagcagcacatccgTCTGCTCATACAGCGACGGTGTGATGGAGTCTCCTCCGGCTCGGCCCCTGTCCGCCCCCAGTCCATCAACCCACACCCACCGTGAAACCAGGAGCGTCCCCTCGgccctctcccctcgtctccccctcTACCAGGAGCTGAACAGTGAAGAGGCCGTGTACGAAAACACACTATTAGCCCTGGACTACCGGCATCAAAATG GTGACCGCCTCCAAGATCCTCCGTGGTCCTGTGGGTGGAGTCGTGCACAGGACACACAAGAGGGAGACTATGATGTTTTACCACCTAGAAACA AGGTATGCAAGATCGACATTTCAACACAGATGGACGAGGGCGTGTACGACACTCCTCTGTCTTACAGGATGTCTACTGGAACCCAGG ACCCAGCAGAGGGCATCTATGACCTACCAAGGTCTCTTTTGAGGGCGACTCCTGATCGCACAACAG ATGGGCCGCATGAGGAGGGAGCGTGCTGGACGATATGA
- the LOC118288410 gene encoding uncharacterized protein LOC118288410 isoform X3, whose product MSVDGTKLLFEGFLQKRKDTMNGSASHLRGNYYIYTVQSVREVQRADSSRFMFEIIMKNGKRKMLAAETAALRKEWVGQLWQAMHLSASRISMQCSDADLEECEQPDRQSSSTSVCSYSDGVMESPPARPLSAPSPSTHTHRETRSVPSALSPRLPLYQELNSEEAVYENTLLALDYRHQNGDRLQDPPWSCGWSRAQDTQEGDYDVLPPRNKVCKIDISTQMDEGVYDTPLSYRMSTGTQDPAEGIYDLPRSLLRATPDRTTDGPHEEGACWTI is encoded by the exons AACGGCAGTGCT TCACACTTGAGAGGCAATTACTACATTTACACA GTGCAGTCAGTGCGAGAGGTCCAGAGGGCCGACAGCAGCCGCTTCATGTTTGAGATTATCatgaaaaatggaaagagaaaaatgttg gctgcaGAGACGGCAGCTCTCAGAAAAGAGTGGGTAGGACAACTGTGGCAAGCCATgcatctctctgcctctcggATCTCAATGCAGTGCAGCGACGCAGA cctcGAGGAGTGCgagcagccagacagacagagcagcagcacatccgTCTGCTCATACAGCGACGGTGTGATGGAGTCTCCTCCGGCTCGGCCCCTGTCCGCCCCCAGTCCATCAACCCACACCCACCGTGAAACCAGGAGCGTCCCCTCGgccctctcccctcgtctccccctcTACCAGGAGCTGAACAGTGAAGAGGCCGTGTACGAAAACACACTATTAGCCCTGGACTACCGGCATCAAAATG GTGACCGCCTCCAAGATCCTCCGTGGTCCTGTGGGTGGAGTCGTGCACAGGACACACAAGAGGGAGACTATGATGTTTTACCACCTAGAAACA AGGTATGCAAGATCGACATTTCAACACAGATGGACGAGGGCGTGTACGACACTCCTCTGTCTTACAGGATGTCTACTGGAACCCAGG ACCCAGCAGAGGGCATCTATGACCTACCAAGGTCTCTTTTGAGGGCGACTCCTGATCGCACAACAG ATGGGCCGCATGAGGAGGGAGCGTGCTGGACGATATGA
- the LOC118288410 gene encoding uncharacterized protein LOC118288410 isoform X5 — protein MFEIIMKNGKRKMLAAETAALRKEWVGQLWQAMHLSASRISMQCSDADLEECEQPDRQSSSTSVCSYSDGVMESPPARPLSAPSPSTHTHRETRSVPSALSPRLPLYQELNSEEAVYENTLLALDYRHQNGDRLQDPPWSCGWSRAQDTQEGDYDVLPPRNKVCKIDISTQMDEGVYDTPLSYRMSTGTQDPAEGIYDLPRSLLRATPDRTTDGPHEEGACWTI, from the exons ATGTTTGAGATTATCatgaaaaatggaaagagaaaaatgttg gctgcaGAGACGGCAGCTCTCAGAAAAGAGTGGGTAGGACAACTGTGGCAAGCCATgcatctctctgcctctcggATCTCAATGCAGTGCAGCGACGCAGA cctcGAGGAGTGCgagcagccagacagacagagcagcagcacatccgTCTGCTCATACAGCGACGGTGTGATGGAGTCTCCTCCGGCTCGGCCCCTGTCCGCCCCCAGTCCATCAACCCACACCCACCGTGAAACCAGGAGCGTCCCCTCGgccctctcccctcgtctccccctcTACCAGGAGCTGAACAGTGAAGAGGCCGTGTACGAAAACACACTATTAGCCCTGGACTACCGGCATCAAAATG GTGACCGCCTCCAAGATCCTCCGTGGTCCTGTGGGTGGAGTCGTGCACAGGACACACAAGAGGGAGACTATGATGTTTTACCACCTAGAAACA AGGTATGCAAGATCGACATTTCAACACAGATGGACGAGGGCGTGTACGACACTCCTCTGTCTTACAGGATGTCTACTGGAACCCAGG ACCCAGCAGAGGGCATCTATGACCTACCAAGGTCTCTTTTGAGGGCGACTCCTGATCGCACAACAG ATGGGCCGCATGAGGAGGGAGCGTGCTGGACGATATGA
- the c17h17orf75 gene encoding protein Njmu-R1 isoform X1, whose protein sequence is MFTSQTSSFQDSIDVEERDDFDCEDIGAYGQKTQLNCYYTIYLYQGTRSEASGESVAWNQRRADSTTSQEDFSLTLIDSSLPPEAEPELRTYISRRLSKGALLGGMGNIATVELSIPEEAVGCYCCLLEQERSPEQPDADGNGYVICFMGGSEKGLNLFRLELDKYVQGLHSSLQTPELQNLETEVRPYLSRWYEESVMHIHRVVQLVQSNISFLLHAALSHTQVEVVNSDGRTKADVSRFIKAASLQGLSQQDTTAASLCKAISEDTQSDLVIDCSASPPTLLNTVSNRFCDEWIQAFLNAAERCNPFLLRQILENFKLKAIQDMNSLKRFVRQAEMSHYALFRCCQFLQGCGNGDVLLQNARAEHSDLPEACSIITVLEEFLREQSQAQG, encoded by the exons ATGTTTACCTCCCAGACCTCGTCCTTCCAGGATTCAATCGacgtggaggagagagatgactTCGACTGCGAAGACATTGGCGCATACGGCCAGAAAACTCAGCTCAACTGCTACTACACCATCTACCTTTATCAAGGCACAAG ATCTGAGGCCTCTGGGGAAAGTGTGGCATGGAACCAGAGAAGAGCAGACTCCACAACCAGTCAGGAAGACTTTAG CCTGACGCTGATTGACAGCAGCCTGCCACCGGAGGCCGAGCCTGAGCTGAGGACCTACATCTCAAGGAGGCTGAGCAAAGGCGCCCTGCTCGGGGGCATGGGCAACATCGCCACTGTGGAACTCAG TATCCCAGAGGAGGCGGTCGGCTGCTACTGTTGTCTCCTAGAGCAGGAAAGGTCTCCTGAACAGCCCGATGCTGATGGCAATGGATATGTGATCTGCTTCATGGGTGGCTCTGAAAAAGGACTGAACTT ATTTAGATTAGAGCTTGATAAATATGTCCAAGGCCTGCATAGCAGCCTGCAAACCCCAGAG CTGCAAAACCTTGAGACGGAGGTGCGTCCCTATCTGAGCCGCTGGTACGAGGAGTCTGTGATGCACATTCACAGAGTGGTACAGCTGGTCCAGAGCAACATCAGCTTCTTGCTGCACGCT gctCTGAGTCACACACAAGTGGAGGTCGTCAATTCGGACGGGAGGACAAAGGCTGATGTGTCCAG GTTCATTAAAGCAGCAAGTTTGCAGGGTCTGTCCCAGCAAGACACCACAGCAGCTTCGCTGTGTAAGGCCATCTCAGAGGACACACAGTCTGACCTGGTCATAGACTGCTCCGCCAGCCCACCCACACTCTTAAACACTG TCAGTAATCGTTTCTGCGACGAATGGATTCAGGCATTTCTAAACGCAGCAGAGCGTTGCAATCCCTTCTTGCTCAGACAGATTCTGGAGAACTTCAAGCTTAAG gccATCCAGGATATGAACAGCCTGAAGCGATTTGTGCGGCAGGCGGAAATGAGTCACTACGCCCTGTTCCGCTGCTGCCAGTTCCTGCAGGGCTGCGGAAACGGGGACGTGTTGCTGCAGAATGCCCGGGCGGAGCACAGCGACCTGCCTGAAGCCTGCAGCATCATCACCGTCCTggaagagtttctcagggaacAGTCCCAAGCCCAGGGCTGA
- the c17h17orf75 gene encoding protein Njmu-R1 isoform X2: MFTSQTSSFQDSIDVEERDDFDCEDIGAYGQKTQLNCYYTIYLYQGTSLTLIDSSLPPEAEPELRTYISRRLSKGALLGGMGNIATVELSIPEEAVGCYCCLLEQERSPEQPDADGNGYVICFMGGSEKGLNLFRLELDKYVQGLHSSLQTPELQNLETEVRPYLSRWYEESVMHIHRVVQLVQSNISFLLHAALSHTQVEVVNSDGRTKADVSRFIKAASLQGLSQQDTTAASLCKAISEDTQSDLVIDCSASPPTLLNTVSNRFCDEWIQAFLNAAERCNPFLLRQILENFKLKAIQDMNSLKRFVRQAEMSHYALFRCCQFLQGCGNGDVLLQNARAEHSDLPEACSIITVLEEFLREQSQAQG, translated from the exons ATGTTTACCTCCCAGACCTCGTCCTTCCAGGATTCAATCGacgtggaggagagagatgactTCGACTGCGAAGACATTGGCGCATACGGCCAGAAAACTCAGCTCAACTGCTACTACACCATCTACCTTTATCAAGGCACAAG CCTGACGCTGATTGACAGCAGCCTGCCACCGGAGGCCGAGCCTGAGCTGAGGACCTACATCTCAAGGAGGCTGAGCAAAGGCGCCCTGCTCGGGGGCATGGGCAACATCGCCACTGTGGAACTCAG TATCCCAGAGGAGGCGGTCGGCTGCTACTGTTGTCTCCTAGAGCAGGAAAGGTCTCCTGAACAGCCCGATGCTGATGGCAATGGATATGTGATCTGCTTCATGGGTGGCTCTGAAAAAGGACTGAACTT ATTTAGATTAGAGCTTGATAAATATGTCCAAGGCCTGCATAGCAGCCTGCAAACCCCAGAG CTGCAAAACCTTGAGACGGAGGTGCGTCCCTATCTGAGCCGCTGGTACGAGGAGTCTGTGATGCACATTCACAGAGTGGTACAGCTGGTCCAGAGCAACATCAGCTTCTTGCTGCACGCT gctCTGAGTCACACACAAGTGGAGGTCGTCAATTCGGACGGGAGGACAAAGGCTGATGTGTCCAG GTTCATTAAAGCAGCAAGTTTGCAGGGTCTGTCCCAGCAAGACACCACAGCAGCTTCGCTGTGTAAGGCCATCTCAGAGGACACACAGTCTGACCTGGTCATAGACTGCTCCGCCAGCCCACCCACACTCTTAAACACTG TCAGTAATCGTTTCTGCGACGAATGGATTCAGGCATTTCTAAACGCAGCAGAGCGTTGCAATCCCTTCTTGCTCAGACAGATTCTGGAGAACTTCAAGCTTAAG gccATCCAGGATATGAACAGCCTGAAGCGATTTGTGCGGCAGGCGGAAATGAGTCACTACGCCCTGTTCCGCTGCTGCCAGTTCCTGCAGGGCTGCGGAAACGGGGACGTGTTGCTGCAGAATGCCCGGGCGGAGCACAGCGACCTGCCTGAAGCCTGCAGCATCATCACCGTCCTggaagagtttctcagggaacAGTCCCAAGCCCAGGGCTGA